In the Marinobacter sp. Arc7-DN-1 genome, AATAAGCGTGGCATAGCGCAGGCTGCCGAAGGCCGAGTATAACAGCAGGAATATCAGCGCCAGGGTAATTGGCACCACAACCTGGAGGCGCGCCATCGCCCGCTGCTGATTTTCGAACTGGCCACCGAACTCCACGAAATAGCCCGGGGGCATTTCAACCTGCTGTTTGATCCGGGCACGCAATTCTTCAACAACCCCGCCCATATCACGGCCGCGCACATTCATCTGAACATAAAGCCGGCGGCTGGCGTTTGAGCGCGAGATTTTCTTCGGCCCCGCGTAGGTGGTCACGCCTGCAACACGTTTCAGCGGAATCATTTCGCCGCTGGCGCCCCGCAGAGGCAGCTCGCGAATCTCATCAAGTGAACCCCGGAACTGTTCCTGCAGGCGCGCATAGATCTCGAACCGGCGAACCCCGTCAAACACCAGCCCGGAGGTTCCGCCACCGATACCCAGTTCGACGGTTTCCATCACATGATCAACGCTGATGCCGTATTGCGCCAGGGCATTACGATCCGGACGGATTACAATCTGCTTTTTCCCCGCCATCTGCTGAGATCGAACATCGGTTGCGCCAGGTACTTCCTTGGCCAGGGCCTCGACTTCTTTGCCGATTCGGGACAGTTCCTTGAGATCGTCGCCAAAAATACTCGCGACCAATTGCGCCTGCACACCGGACAAAAGCTCGTCTGTCCTGAGCTGAATGGGCTGCGACATGTTATTCGCGAGGCCAGGTATTTTCTCATTTAACGCTTCCGCTATTCGGCCTTGTAACTCCTCATAGCTCAAACCGTCCGGCCATTGATCCAGGGGCTTAAGGGTTATGAGGGTTGCCACAACATTCACCGGCTCCGGGTCACCACCAACTTCTGCCCGACCCACGCGTGCGTAGCTCTCCGTTACCTCGGGGAAATCCTCGAGAACTTCCTGAATGCGTTTCCCATAACTGATGGCTGAGTCCAGGCTGGCACCTGGCGGCAGGGTGGAGCGCAACTGAAACGTGCCCTCGCGAAGGGTTGGTACAAACTCGCTGCCCAGGAACGGAAAGAGAAACAGGCTCCCGGCGAAAGCAAGAACAGCAATGCCCATCACCAGCTTGGGGGCCTTTACCACGGTGTTGACCACCGGTTCGTAGAGCCAGCCCAGGGCCTGCACCAAACGTGGCTCCTTGTGTACGACACCCATTTTGAACGCAAGTGACGCCAGCGCGGGCACCAGTGTAAGCGCCAGGATCAGGGCGCCGATCAGGGCAAAACTGATGGTATAGGCCATCGGGGAAAACAGCTTCCCTTCCACACCCTGCAGGGTAAACAGAGGCAGGAAGACAATGATGATGATGCCAATGGCAAAAACGATAGGCCGCGCTACCTCCCGTGCAGCTTCACCCACAAGGCGTGCGATGCTGATCTGCTCGGTTGATCGCTCCTCAAGGTGCCGGAATATATTCTCGATCATTACCACGGCGCCATCGACCATCATGCCGATACCGATTGCGAGCCCGCCCAGGCTCATCAGGTTTGCGGACAAGCCGGTAAAACTCATTGCTATGAATGCGATCAGTACCGAGAGCGGAAGTGTCAGCACAACGATCAGCGTGGAGCGGATGTTGCCAAGGAAAAGATAGAGAAATGCCAGAACAAAAATAGCGCCTTCGAGCAGTGCCTTTTCGACGGTACCAATTGCTTTTTCGACCAGCGTTGCCTGCGAGTAGTAAGGCTTTATGGACAGGCCCTCGGGCAACGACTCGTTCAGTTCGGCAATCTTCTTGTCGACGTCTTCCAGCACCTTGCTCGTGTTGGTGCCAATCAGCTTCATGACATAGCCGCCAACCGACTCTTTGCCGTCGGAAACCTGAGCGCCCCGGCGGATGGCAGGCCCCAGGGCGACTGAGGCAACATCCTTTATATAGATGGGCGTATCATTAGGCCTCGATACGATAACATTCCGGATGTCGTCCAGGCTTTCCTTTCCGGGATTGATCCACCCGTAGCCACGAACGATATATTCTTCGCCACCCCGGGTTATGAATGAGGCGCCGACGTTCCGGTTGTTGCCCGCCAGCGCCTGGCGCACATCCGCGACTGTCAGGTCTCGTGCCTGCAGGGCCCTGGCATCGATATTGACCTGATACTGCTTGACGTCACCGCCAATCGACAGTACGCCAGTCACACCCGGCACCGTCCGTAACTGGGGCTTGATAATCCAGTCCTGAATCGTGCGCATCTCCTGCAGGCTGAAGTTTTTCCCTTCTTCTTCAACAAGCGAATACATCAGAATCCGGCCAAGCCCGGTGGTGATAGGCCCTAACTCAGGCTCACCCATCCCTTCGGGTATCTGTCTTTTTGCTTCCGCCAGGCGTTCCATAACGAGCCGGCGGGCAAAATAGATGTCAGTACCATCCTCAAAATAGATGGTCACCCGGGACAGGCCGAAGATAGAGGTACTCTGCACCTTTTCCAGTTTGGGAATGCCATACATGCTGATTTCAATCGGGTAGGAAATCAGTGTTTCGACATCAACCGGAGACAGCCCCGGGCTGGTTGTGAAGACTTGCACCATGGTTGGCGTGGCATCTGGAAACGCATCCACCGGTAATTTATTGAATGAAAAATAGCCGGCCACGATAACTGCCAAAGCAGCCACGATTGTCATCAGCCGGTTGTTCAGTGCGTAGTTTACAATAGCGTTGATCATAGGTTCTCCGGCTTAGTGGCCATGGCTTGCGCTGCGACCGCTGGACGTTATGGCGGACATAAGATCGAAAGCACCCGAGGATACAACCTGTGTTTCCGGTTCAATTCCCGAGCGGATTTCTATCCAGCCATTGGCCTCATCGCCAAGCGTGACCGGGACGGCTTCATACTCTCCCCGCTCTTTTCCCGGCACAAAAACAACGTCCTGCTGATCAATGGTCTGCACGGCATCCCGGGGAACCAGCGGGACCGTGCTTTCCGGCTGTGTCATGATTTCGGCCGTTGCAAAGCTGTAGGGTCGTAGCCTGGAGTCCGGGGTTTTGATTTCGGCGCGGACAGCTATGGTGCGAGACTCGCGATCCAGAACGCTTGAAATCCACGTCACCTTTCCGGGGTGATGGGATTCCGACCTGCCCCTGATCGTAACCCGTACTTCGTCTCCGGGGCTCACCTGGCCAATGTCGGTCTCGCTGACTTTGATCATTGCCCAGACAGAGGAGGTATTTACTACCATGAAGGGCGTATCGGTTGGTGTCAGTGTCTGGCCGATACTGACATCCAGCTTTTCAACGACGCCGGATATCGGAGACCTGAGAGCGTAGCCGGCAAGCCCCCCATTGCCCGCGGCACTGTCTCCGAAGATCTTCAGCTTTTCCCGGGTTGCTTCAAGTTCCGCAACGGTAGTCAGGTAAGACGCTCTTGCCGAGAGGTAGTCCTCTTCACTGGAGATTCCTCGTTCCTCAAGTTCTTTTTCCCGTTTGAATTCGGCTTCGGCCGTCACTTTGCGGGCTTCCAGCGACTTGAGCCTGGAACGAATATCCGCGAGTTCGACACTTGATAGGATCGCCAGCACATCCCCGCTACGGACCTTATCGCCGAGATCGACTTTGATTTCGGCCACTTTGGACTCCAGTAACGGACCAACGGTTGCGACCTGGCTGGGAACAAACTGAACTTCAACCGGAGCTGAAACCAGAGACTCGGCGCGGCCGGAGGGCGCCGGCATGGTTTCAATATCAAGCAGCGCAGCCTGTTCAGAGGTCAGGTGGATGCGCCTTTTGTCCTGGGCTTCCTCACCCGCATGTTCGTCTGCGCCAGCGGGCTCGTGTTGCTCGATTTTTTCATCCTGATGATTGCTTTCTTGTGCATATCCTGTCGCCGGCAAACCCAGAGCCAGCAGGACGGCCGTCAGACAGGTAACGATTTTTTTCTGCAGCATAAGATTATCCCTTGGGAAAAGTTGGAACTTGAGATGGGTAAACGACAAGGGCCCGCTAAGGTGATACGCCCATGGAAACCGCCCCGCCAGTGCCGATCTCCAGAGCTTGCGTTGCCCGGATGTAATCTTTCTGAACCTGGATGTATTCGTTGCGTACCGAGAGGAGATTATCCTGGGCAGACAACAGGCTTGCCGCGCCGACCTTGCCGGCGGCAAGCGCTTGCTGCATCAGTTGCAAGGTCTCTTCGGAGCGCCTCAGGATCGATTCGCTCATCTGCTCAAGCTGAGTTCTTGCCGCCTTGTACTGAGCGATTGCCGACAACACGCTGCGCTTTATCGATAACTTCAGGCTTTCCGCTTCAATCTCGGCGGTTTGCAGTCCGGCGGCGGCATCCATGCGCTCCCCCCTGTAACGGTGCGTGATGGCCAGCGGAATCGATACTCCGCCACCCACCACGTTGTCTCCCAGATCGCGCTGATAAAAGCCAAACACCTCCAGGTTGGGTATTGTCAGGCTTTCGGCGATGTCCAGTGCTGACTCGTTGGCGGCAATTCGTTTCGCGGCTGCCTGAAGGTCCGCTCGCTGTTGCAGGGCCATCTCTATCAACCGATCCTCCTCCGGGAGATCGGTCAATGTCGGACTGAAGTCGCCCCTGACATCAAGTGGGAGCCGGGGATCCACCCCAAGCACTTCCGCCAGTTCCAGTCGCCGGTCCTCAAGCCTCCGGCCCGCGGCTGCTTTCTGACTTTTTGCCCTTGCCAGTCCGATCACAGCGGTATTGACGTCCATTTTTGTCATTTTGCCCCGGCGGTACGAAGCCTCAATCAATTCACTGGTCTGCTCCATGAGGTCGACCGCCCGTTTTGCGGTCGCCAGCTCTTCCCTGGCCAAAACCACGTTGAAAAATGCGGAGCGTACGCGGGCCGCCGTCGCGATTCGTAAAAACTCAAGATCCTGCTCGGTGGCAGTCAGCTCGCTTGTCGCCCGATCTCTTCCCAGGTCCCTCCTGTTACCCATCCAGATTTCCTGGCTAAGCCGGATTTGGTAGTTGACATTATCCGGAATTCGCGAGGGGTATTTTTCTCCCTGGACCTCAATCACCGGATTGCTTGGTGTCAGCCGGCCGGAGTGCACAACCTGCCCACGCTGCCCGGCAACCCGCGATTTTTGCAGTGCTAAAGCCGGGTTGTTGTCAAAGGCCGTGGTCAGCGCTTCGTCCAACGAAAGGGCCTGCTCCGCCCTCATCTCCTGGTAATCGCTCAGAGATACGCTTGCGCCTGCGAGGGTCCAGGCCGGAGCGGCGCCCACCACAGACACGACCAGTAATCGACAAAGCCGTCTCGGTATATTTCCCATATCTGCTTATCCCGTTCGTGGATTGGTTCGGTTAGCGGCAAGCTAGGGTAGCTCCCCCTTCTTAAACGAGCTTGAACAGGAAGCCGGTTTTAGCTGTTACCTGAATCCGTGGTTTGATTGCCGCGGACAAGCCCCTGAGTCCGCAAACGGGGGCTTGTCCGGGTCGCCCGGGAGCCTTTTGACTCATTCGTGTAATGGGTCTTGTTGCTGGTGAGGGTAGGTTGGGACGTTTACCATGCCTCCTTATTCCATCAGTGGATCAGTTTTGTCAGCAGTGCGTTATAGTAGGTCGCCTTCTTTAATCGAGTTTGAACAAAAAATCACTTTTAAGGGCCGGGCAATACTCCCCCCTCAATACCGGTGGAAAATCCATGGCGGAAGAACTGGAAATCAAGTTAACTCTCACCCCGGACGCCCTGAACCAGGCCGGAGAATGGCTCTCGGCCCAGAAAGGCGTCAGGGCGGGCACCGGGAAGACGCTGGTCAACCGTTACTTCGACACGCCTGCCGGAGACCTCAATCGCCGGAAGGTGGCCCTGCGGATTCGTCAGGCCGGTGACCAGTTCATCCAGACCCTGAAAGCCCGGGGCGAGTTCGTGGATGGTGCCCACCGGCGCCAGGAATGGGAGTGGCCGCTCGTTGGCCCAGAACTCAAACTGGGCCTGATTGCGGATACGCCGGTGGGCCAGGGCGTGAATCTTGCCGAACTGCAGCCGGTGTTCGAGACCAACTTTGAGCGTCGCGTGCTTGTGATTGACCAAGAGGACAGTGTGATCGAGGTGGCCATCGATTCCGGTGCGATTGTGGCCGGAGGCCAGTCGCTTCCGCTTAATGAGATTGAATTTGAGCTCAAGTCGGGGGATTCGTCGGCACTGCTCCCATGGGCGCGTAGGCTGGCGGACGAAGTGCCGGTGTTCCTGAACCTGGTCAGCAAGGCAGAGCAGGGGTACCATCTTGCGGGGCTTTATCATCCGGCTCCAGAGCCGGGGGGGAAATCTGATCTGGCAGTGAATGATTTTCTGTTCCTTCTGAGTGTTTCATGGCTGACCGGTCAGCCCCTTTGCTTTGGCAGGGAACGTCTGGATGCGATTGGCCGGCTGGCCGGTGAGCGCGGCGTCGGGGAACTGTACGAAAAGGTGGTGACTGCCCTGGCCGACGGCCCGGCGGTCAGTGATCTGGTTTCAGGCAAGGAGCTGGGGCAGCTTCAGTTGGCGATTGCCGCAGGCTAGTATCCTTGACAAAAATCCGTCAAATATTTGTCAAGGACACTGGTTTGCTGAATTTTCTTCCTTCGCAGCCTGTTCCTGCAGATCGTGCCACTTATTAATGAATTCGCGGTAGCGCGCAAGGGCCTCCTCCACCAGCTGCACATCGGGCGTTTCACTGGAGTTGACCAGTACGATCAACCCCTTACCCTCAACCACCTGGTCGGTTGACGGGTGGCAGACCACTTCGTTGTCCGCATCAATAAAGGCCAGGGCGGTGCCGATGCCATGGCGTACCAGGGCACTGACGATATCGGCCCAGTTCAGGTCGTCCAGTTTCAGGTCGTATCGGTGGGGGTGGTCGTGTTCGTAGTTGAACAGGTCTTCCAGAACCTTTTCCGAACCCGGCGCTACCACTGAACGCACCATGATCTCAGGGTAGGTCCGCACCGGGCGGATGGTTGTTCGTATTCCCAGTGCCTTGAAGCGCGCCCGGTTGTCGTCGTTTACACATTCAACGATGGTGTGATTTCCGAGATTCAGCTCTGCCAATCGATGGGCGATGTCGAACGTCAGGCTGTCCGAATAGGGATCGGCTTCATCGGCGGCAAGCACGATAATGTGTCTCGCGCTGCCTGCGTGAACCGCTTTCAGAGACTCCGCTTCAAAACCGGCACCGTGATAGTGCACTACCCCGATGTCGGATAATTCGGTTGGCAGGCCCGTGGGAAACTGCCGCGTCAGGATCATGATTGGAATGGTTTCATAGTCTGGTATCCCGCGAATCTGGGAGGCAAACCGTATGAAGTACTGTTCGCCGCCGTGCTTGGGGGTGTTAATGATCACGATATGGTCGTTCATTTTGTAGATCCATTTTCCCATCAGAATGCGTTCCCGGCGATAGAACCGGTACTCGATGTAATCACTTATGATTAGCGTCAGCATGGTGATTGCGCCAACAAACATGATCAGTATGGTGCTGATGCGGCCTGCGTAGGTTTTCGGTGCGAAATCGCCATAGCCCACCGTGGATATCGTTGTCATGGTGATCCAGACCGATTCAAACAGGGTCAGGTCCTCGACAGTCCAGATAACCAGGATCTGCAGCACCAGCAGGCCGGCGAGTATCAGGAACAGGCGCTTCATCCGATGGCGGATCAAGCCCCCCATAGGGAGGTGTGTTGCTTGATGCTCGGGGTTTAGCGGGCGGCGGTTTCTCTGCATCCGTCGGTTCGGCCTGTTCAGTTGCGGGTGGGTTCGTTATACAGTACTCGAAATATAACAGAGAGACAGGGGTTTGCATTATGTCCGAGCCATGGCACAGCCTTCCGGAACCGCTGGCCGACGATGTCGCCGCGTGCTGGCACTCGGTGTTTCCGGGCGGAGTTCCGGGATGGCTGATTTCGGATGACGAAATCAGCGAGGCTGTGGTGGCCGATGCGCTGTCCCGGAGTCCGTTCCTGCGCCAGGCCCTTGAACGGCACCCTGAGCAGGTGCAGACCCTGCTCGAGTCGAGGCTGCTGACGGAGCCGACAACCCCTGAGTATCTGGACCGGCGATGGCAGGAGTATCTGAACGAAGTGGACGGTGAGCCGGCGCTGCATTCCGCCTTGCGCCGGTTCCGCCGGGAATCCCAGTTCCGGATGATCTGGCGGGACCTGATGCGCTGGGCTGATCTGGCCGAGACCATGGCAGCCACCAGCGCCTTCGCCGAGATCTGCATTGATGGCGCACTGGACTGGCTCTACCGGGATTCCTGTGAACAGTATGGCACGCCCAGGGGAGCGGACCCGGTGACGGGCGAAGAGGCAGACCAGAAAATGGTTGTTCTCGGGATGGGGAAGCTGGGCGGTCGTGAGCTGAACGTGTCGTCGGATATTGACCTGATCTTTGCCTTTCCGGGCAAGGGCGAGACCCAGGGAGGGCCGCGCTCCCTCGACAATCAGCAGTTTTTCGTCCGCCTGGGCCAGCGGCTGATACAGGCCCTGGACCAGATCACGGCAGACGGGTTCGTGTTCCGCGTGGATATGCGCCTGCGGCCCTATGGCCAGAGCGGCGCCCTGGCTCTGAGTTTTGCTGCCCTGGAAACCTACTATCAGGACCAGGGGCGCGACTGGGAGCGTTACGCCATGGTCAAGGCCCGGGTGGTGGCCGGGGATCAGCGGGCGGGGCAGGTGCTGATGGAAAGCCTGCGGCCGTTCGTGTACCGCAAATACATCGATTTCAGTGCCTTTGAGTCCCTGCGCAGTATGAAGGCCATGATCAGCCGGGAAGTGCGGCGCAAGGGGCTGGAAAATAACATCAAGCTGGGCCGCGGCGGTATCCGCGAGATCGAGTTTGTGGTCCAGGCATTCCAGCTGATTCGCGGTGGCCGTGACCGGGAGCTCCAGCAGCGGGAGTTGCTGGTGATTCTGCAGGAGCTTGAAGCCCTGGAATTACTGCCGCCGACGGTTGTCCGGGAGCTCCGTGACGCCTACGTGTTCCTGCGTAACCTTGAGCATGCCCTTCAGGGCGTGGAGGACAAGCAGACCCAGCTTTTGCCGGAGGACGATTTGTCCCGGGCCCGTGTTGCCATGATCATGGGGTTTGAACGCTGGCAAGCCTGTGAGGAAGCGCTCAGGGAGCATCGGGCGCGTGTTGCCACCCACTTCTCAAATATCATTGCCACTGAAGAGAACGAAGAGGAAGGCCCGGCATCTCTGGATGAAGGCTGGTTCGAGCTCTGGCTGGCGGAAATGGATGGAAACACCGCCATCGAGTGGCTGAAGTCGCGGGGCTATGAGAATCCGGAGGCAAGTTCTGCCGAGCTTGCCGAGCTACGCGAAAACCGCACGGTTCAGACGCTGCAGACCCAGGGCCGGAAACGGCTTAATCAGTTCATGCCCGTTCTTCTGGAAGCGCTCACCCGGGTTGATAACCCCTCGGAGACCCTGTCCCGGGTCTTGCAGCTGGTAGAGGCGATTTTGCGGCGTACTGCTTATATGGTGTTGTTGCTCGAAAACCCGGGCGCACGCACGCAGTTAGTCGGCCTGTGCAGTGAAAGCCCCTGGATCGCCCGCCAGCTGGCGGAAACGCCATTGCTGCTGGATGAGTTGCTTAACGCCGAGAGCCTTTACAACCCTCCGGCAAAAGCAGAGCTGCAGGACGACCTTCGACAGCAGATGTTGCGGATTCCCTTTGAGGATCTTGAAGAGCAGATGGAATCCCTGCGCCACTTCAAAAAGGCCCATATTTTGAGGGTCGCAGCTTCCGAGCTGAAAGGTACGCTGCCGCTGATGAAAGTCAGCGATTATCTGACCTGGATCGCCGAGGTGGTCCTGGACCACGTGGTGGATGTGGCCTTCGCCAATCTGGTCAGCCGCCACGGCTACCCGGGAAAAGCCGATGGCTCGGCCTGCGAGACGGATTTCGCGATCATCGGTTACGGCAAGCTCGGCGGGATCGAGCTGGGTTATACCTCCGATCTTGACCTGGTCTTCGTGCACAACGCCGATCCAGAGCTGGCCACCGACGGTGAGAAGCCGATAGACAATGCGGTTTTCTATACCCGACTGGGGCAGCGGATTGTTCATATCCTCAATACCCAGACGCCGTCCGGCCAACTCTACGAAGTGGATATGCGCCTGCGGCCCTCCGGCAATTCCGGCCTGCTGGTCAGTACACTGCAAGCCTTCGAAAAATATCAGCGCGAAGATGCCTGGACCTGGGAACACCAGGCCCTGGCCCGCGCCCGGGGCGTCGCCGGCTGCACGGAAACCCTGGAAGCGTTTGAATCTATCCGGCACGACATCCTCTGCCAGCAAAGGGATCGCGACAAGCTTCGCGCGGATGTGGTCGAGATGCGAGAGAAAATGCGGGCCAGCCTGGGCACACCGGAGAGCCGGCAGGCCGAGGTATTCCATATCAAGCATGATGCCGGCGGCATCATTGATATCGAGTTCATGGTCCAGTACCTGATGCTGGCCTGGTGTGCCGAGCATCCCGAGCTGACCCAGTGGTCCGATAACATCCGTCAGATGGAAGAGTTGGGCAGAGCCGGCGTGATGACCGTTGAAGACGCTGAAAAATTACGGAAAACCTTCATAGCCTTGCGTTCCACTATTCACCGTCGGGCGCTCCAGAACCTCAACAGCCAGATAGAAGGTGACGCCTTTCTGGAGGAGCGTGAGTACATCCGTGCGATGTGGAAAAAAGTGATGATTGATGCTTGAGGCAAATTCAATTCCGGCAGAATTTCCTGCTAGAATGCCGGTTCCCCGAAAACTGCTTTTTTAGGAGCAACGAAGCATGTCGATGGCTGATCGCGATGGCGTTATCTGGCTGGATGGTGAAATGGTTCCCTGGCGCGAAGCCAAAACCCACGTCCTGACTCACACCCTGCATTACGGCCTGGGCTGTTTTGAAGGTGTGCGGGCCTACAACACCGCGAACGGTCCGGCTATTTTCCGCCTGAAAGAACATACCGACCGCCTGTTCCGCTCCGCTCACATCCTGAACATGAAGATGCCGTTCAGCAAAGATGAGTTGAACGCAGCCCAGTGCGCGGCAGTACGTGAAAACAATCTGGATGAAGCCTATATGCGCCCGATGGCGTTTCTCGGTTCCGAAGGTATGGGGCTGCGCGCCGATAACC is a window encoding:
- a CDS encoding CYTH domain-containing protein codes for the protein MAEELEIKLTLTPDALNQAGEWLSAQKGVRAGTGKTLVNRYFDTPAGDLNRRKVALRIRQAGDQFIQTLKARGEFVDGAHRRQEWEWPLVGPELKLGLIADTPVGQGVNLAELQPVFETNFERRVLVIDQEDSVIEVAIDSGAIVAGGQSLPLNEIEFELKSGDSSALLPWARRLADEVPVFLNLVSKAEQGYHLAGLYHPAPEPGGKSDLAVNDFLFLLSVSWLTGQPLCFGRERLDAIGRLAGERGVGELYEKVVTALADGPAVSDLVSGKELGQLQLAIAAG
- a CDS encoding efflux RND transporter permease subunit, which gives rise to MINAIVNYALNNRLMTIVAALAVIVAGYFSFNKLPVDAFPDATPTMVQVFTTSPGLSPVDVETLISYPIEISMYGIPKLEKVQSTSIFGLSRVTIYFEDGTDIYFARRLVMERLAEAKRQIPEGMGEPELGPITTGLGRILMYSLVEEEGKNFSLQEMRTIQDWIIKPQLRTVPGVTGVLSIGGDVKQYQVNIDARALQARDLTVADVRQALAGNNRNVGASFITRGGEEYIVRGYGWINPGKESLDDIRNVIVSRPNDTPIYIKDVASVALGPAIRRGAQVSDGKESVGGYVMKLIGTNTSKVLEDVDKKIAELNESLPEGLSIKPYYSQATLVEKAIGTVEKALLEGAIFVLAFLYLFLGNIRSTLIVVLTLPLSVLIAFIAMSFTGLSANLMSLGGLAIGIGMMVDGAVVMIENIFRHLEERSTEQISIARLVGEAAREVARPIVFAIGIIIIVFLPLFTLQGVEGKLFSPMAYTISFALIGALILALTLVPALASLAFKMGVVHKEPRLVQALGWLYEPVVNTVVKAPKLVMGIAVLAFAGSLFLFPFLGSEFVPTLREGTFQLRSTLPPGASLDSAISYGKRIQEVLEDFPEVTESYARVGRAEVGGDPEPVNVVATLITLKPLDQWPDGLSYEELQGRIAEALNEKIPGLANNMSQPIQLRTDELLSGVQAQLVASIFGDDLKELSRIGKEVEALAKEVPGATDVRSQQMAGKKQIVIRPDRNALAQYGISVDHVMETVELGIGGGTSGLVFDGVRRFEIYARLQEQFRGSLDEIRELPLRGASGEMIPLKRVAGVTTYAGPKKISRSNASRRLYVQMNVRGRDMGGVVEELRARIKQQVEMPPGYFVEFGGQFENQQRAMARLQVVVPITLALIFLLLYSAFGSLRYATLIFLNVPFAVTGGIVALFVTGLYLSVPAAVGFIAVFGVAVLNGVVMVSYINQLRDQGYEVMEAVKLGAKRRLRPVLMTASVAILGLVPLLLADGIGSNVQRPLATVVVGGLITSTLLTLVVLPSIYQWFAMKREEVDL
- a CDS encoding efflux RND transporter periplasmic adaptor subunit → MLQKKIVTCLTAVLLALGLPATGYAQESNHQDEKIEQHEPAGADEHAGEEAQDKRRIHLTSEQAALLDIETMPAPSGRAESLVSAPVEVQFVPSQVATVGPLLESKVAEIKVDLGDKVRSGDVLAILSSVELADIRSRLKSLEARKVTAEAEFKREKELEERGISSEEDYLSARASYLTTVAELEATREKLKIFGDSAAGNGGLAGYALRSPISGVVEKLDVSIGQTLTPTDTPFMVVNTSSVWAMIKVSETDIGQVSPGDEVRVTIRGRSESHHPGKVTWISSVLDRESRTIAVRAEIKTPDSRLRPYSFATAEIMTQPESTVPLVPRDAVQTIDQQDVVFVPGKERGEYEAVPVTLGDEANGWIEIRSGIEPETQVVSSGAFDLMSAITSSGRSASHGH
- the glnE gene encoding bifunctional [glutamate--ammonia ligase]-adenylyl-L-tyrosine phosphorylase/[glutamate--ammonia-ligase] adenylyltransferase translates to MSEPWHSLPEPLADDVAACWHSVFPGGVPGWLISDDEISEAVVADALSRSPFLRQALERHPEQVQTLLESRLLTEPTTPEYLDRRWQEYLNEVDGEPALHSALRRFRRESQFRMIWRDLMRWADLAETMAATSAFAEICIDGALDWLYRDSCEQYGTPRGADPVTGEEADQKMVVLGMGKLGGRELNVSSDIDLIFAFPGKGETQGGPRSLDNQQFFVRLGQRLIQALDQITADGFVFRVDMRLRPYGQSGALALSFAALETYYQDQGRDWERYAMVKARVVAGDQRAGQVLMESLRPFVYRKYIDFSAFESLRSMKAMISREVRRKGLENNIKLGRGGIREIEFVVQAFQLIRGGRDRELQQRELLVILQELEALELLPPTVVRELRDAYVFLRNLEHALQGVEDKQTQLLPEDDLSRARVAMIMGFERWQACEEALREHRARVATHFSNIIATEENEEEGPASLDEGWFELWLAEMDGNTAIEWLKSRGYENPEASSAELAELRENRTVQTLQTQGRKRLNQFMPVLLEALTRVDNPSETLSRVLQLVEAILRRTAYMVLLLENPGARTQLVGLCSESPWIARQLAETPLLLDELLNAESLYNPPAKAELQDDLRQQMLRIPFEDLEEQMESLRHFKKAHILRVAASELKGTLPLMKVSDYLTWIAEVVLDHVVDVAFANLVSRHGYPGKADGSACETDFAIIGYGKLGGIELGYTSDLDLVFVHNADPELATDGEKPIDNAVFYTRLGQRIVHILNTQTPSGQLYEVDMRLRPSGNSGLLVSTLQAFEKYQREDAWTWEHQALARARGVAGCTETLEAFESIRHDILCQQRDRDKLRADVVEMREKMRASLGTPESRQAEVFHIKHDAGGIIDIEFMVQYLMLAWCAEHPELTQWSDNIRQMEELGRAGVMTVEDAEKLRKTFIALRSTIHRRALQNLNSQIEGDAFLEEREYIRAMWKKVMIDA
- a CDS encoding TolC family protein → MGNIPRRLCRLLVVSVVGAAPAWTLAGASVSLSDYQEMRAEQALSLDEALTTAFDNNPALALQKSRVAGQRGQVVHSGRLTPSNPVIEVQGEKYPSRIPDNVNYQIRLSQEIWMGNRRDLGRDRATSELTATEQDLEFLRIATAARVRSAFFNVVLAREELATAKRAVDLMEQTSELIEASYRRGKMTKMDVNTAVIGLARAKSQKAAAGRRLEDRRLELAEVLGVDPRLPLDVRGDFSPTLTDLPEEDRLIEMALQQRADLQAAAKRIAANESALDIAESLTIPNLEVFGFYQRDLGDNVVGGGVSIPLAITHRYRGERMDAAAGLQTAEIEAESLKLSIKRSVLSAIAQYKAARTQLEQMSESILRRSEETLQLMQQALAAGKVGAASLLSAQDNLLSVRNEYIQVQKDYIRATQALEIGTGGAVSMGVSP
- a CDS encoding potassium channel protein, whose product is MQRNRRPLNPEHQATHLPMGGLIRHRMKRLFLILAGLLVLQILVIWTVEDLTLFESVWITMTTISTVGYGDFAPKTYAGRISTILIMFVGAITMLTLIISDYIEYRFYRRERILMGKWIYKMNDHIVIINTPKHGGEQYFIRFASQIRGIPDYETIPIMILTRQFPTGLPTELSDIGVVHYHGAGFEAESLKAVHAGSARHIIVLAADEADPYSDSLTFDIAHRLAELNLGNHTIVECVNDDNRARFKALGIRTTIRPVRTYPEIMVRSVVAPGSEKVLEDLFNYEHDHPHRYDLKLDDLNWADIVSALVRHGIGTALAFIDADNEVVCHPSTDQVVEGKGLIVLVNSSETPDVQLVEEALARYREFINKWHDLQEQAAKEENSANQCP